The Ignavibacteria bacterium DNA segment ACTCACAATCAACCTTAAAACGGGCGGCGGCATTGTCGTTAAAGGCTGGGATAAGGATCTGGTTAATATAAAAGCCACTATAGGCGGCAGGGACGCAAAGGATCTTAAGTTCGATTTTAATGAAGTGGAGCAGGGCGTTGAAATAAATTCCAAATACACGGGCGATAAGGAAGGATGGAGCAGCGACTGCGATCTCGTAATTATGGTGCCCGATAAGTTCAACCTTTCACTTTATTCAATGGGCGGAGCCGTTTCGCTCAGCAATATTGAAGGCCGTATGACGGGCAAAACCATGGGCGGCGCACTTACACTCGATCACCTCAAAGGATACCTGGAGCTTAAGACCATGGGCGGCGCTGTTACACTTACAAGCTCAAACGTCGACGGGCGCGTGGAAACAATGGGCGGACCGGTTATGATGGAAGATGTTACAGGAGGCGTTAAAGGCCACACAATGAGCGGCAAGGTAGACTTCTCAAATGTAAATAATAAAAATGCTGAAGACATCAAAGATGAAGTTAAAATAACTTCAATGGGAGGAGGCATTAATGTAAATGCGGCTCCCCTGGGTGCCGATGTAAGCACTATGGGGGGAGAAATAAAGATCAACTCTGCAAAAAAATATGTTAAAGCCAAAACCATGGGTGGAAATATAACAATACTGGACGTAGACGGAAGCGTTAATGCCCATACAATGGGCGGCGATGTTGAAGTAAATATGACGGGTACGGGAGATGACCGCGATGTTAAGCTGACTTCAATGTCGGGCGACGTTACGCTGGAAATTCCCGCGGACTTTTCAATGAACGTAAAAGTTAAGCTCGCATATACCGAAGGAAGAGAAGGGAAGTATAAGATTGAAAGCGACTTCGGCTTAAGCCAGGATGAGTCGAAGGAGTGGGACGGAGATGAGGGAACGCCAAGGAAATACATCACAGGCACAGGGTCATTTAACGGCGGCAAAAACAGCGTTGTAATTGAAACAATTAACGGGAATGTTCTTATCAAAAAACACTGACAGGTAAATAACTGATAAGTAAACAGATGAAAAAAATCTGATAACTGTACAATAAAAATTATTCCGTTGCGTTTACTGATTATAAAAGTAAGGAAGATAATGAAACTGAAACTGCTGGTTATAATAATTTTAATTTTATCGGGCATTGTATTTGGCGAAGGACGCGATTCGAATACGTTGAAGAGGCTCGGTGCTAAAGCTTTAAGAACATCTGAAACTATTGTAATAGACGGCAGGCTTACAGAAGAAGTCTGGAAGCATAATGATAACTGCTTTTCCAACTTCACGCAGCGCGATCCCGTTGAAGGAGCACAGCCTACGGAAAAAACCGAAATACGTATTGCTTATGACGACGACGCACTCTACGTGGGAGCAAGAATGTACGATTCGCACCCCGATTCAATTGTAGCCCGCCTGAGCCGCAGGGATAATTCTTCAAGTTCTGACATCATTTATTTCTACATAGACCCTTACCTCGACCGCCAGACGGGTAACTACTTCGGCGTTAATGCTGCGGGAACGCTTTATGACGGCACGCTCTATAACGACAACTGGAACGACGATACGTGGGACGGCGTATGGGAGGCTAAGACAAATATAGACCAGACGGGATGGACCGCGGAAATGAGGATCCCCTATTCGCAGCTCCGCTTCCAGAAGGCTCAAAGCTATACTTGGGCAATTAACGTGGAAAGAATGATCCAGAGGAAAAATGAGGACGACTATATAACTTTTACTCCAAAGGACGGCAACGGGTTTGTTTCACGCTTTCCTGAACTGCAGGGCATAGAAAATATTTCTCCAAGCGGAAGAATGGAAGTGGTTCCTTATGTAATAGGAAAGGCTGAATACCTTAAGCACGACGAAGAGGATCCTTTTAACAAGGGATCAAAATATACTCCGGGTCTTGGAGTTGATATAAAGACCACACTTGGAAGCAGCCTCATTCTTAATGCAACGGTTAACCCCGACTTCGGTCAGGTGGAAGTGGACCCCGCGGTTGTAAACTTAAGCGACGTTGAAACATTCTACCAGGAGAAAAGGCCGTTTTTTGTTGAAGGCTCCAGCGTGTTTAATTTCGGGCAGGGAGGAGGAACAAATTACTGGGGATTCAACTGGCCGGGGCCAAAAATATTCTACAGCCGCCGCATCGGGCGCTCACCGCAGGGAAGCCTTCCCGATAACGATTACTCAGACGTTCCGGCAGGAGCGCACATACTTGGTGCCGCAAAGCTGACAGGAAGGCTTGGCAATAACTGGAACATAGGCGCTATAAGCGCTCTTACAATGCGCGAATTTGCGGATATTCAGTACGAGGGGAAAAAGTCCACATTGCAGGTTGAGCCTCTTTCATATTACGGTGTCTACCGCGCACAGAAGGATTTTAACGATGGTAAGCAGGGTATTGGATTTCTTGCAACACAGGTTAACCGCTTCTTTAATGATGAAAGACTGAAAAGCGATATAAATTCAAGCGCACAGGTGCTGGGACTTGACGGATGGACGTTCCTCGATGGCAATAAGGAGTGGGTGGTCTCGGGCTATGTGGCCGGTTCAAACGTCAACGGTACAAAGGAAAGAATTACGGACCTGCAGAGAAACTCCCAGCACTACTTCCAGAGGCCCGATGTATCTTATATTCACGTCGACAGCTCGGCTACATCCCTTACGGGTTATGCCGGGCGGTTTTATCTCATAAAGCAGAAAGGAAATATGTTTGTTAATGCCGCTTTCGGTTTTATTACTCCTGAGTACGATGTGAACGATGCGGGGTTTATTGGTAATGCCGATGTTATAAATATGCATTTGGGTGCGGGCTACAAATGGACTGAGCCGAACCGTTTCTTCAGGTATCTTGAACTTGGCGGCGCGCTTTTCAGAAACTACGACTTTGGAAAAACTATCACCTGGGAAGGCCTCTTCCACTTCGGTTCCATTACATTATCA contains these protein-coding regions:
- a CDS encoding DUF4097 domain-containing protein; its protein translation is MKKLIMIAVILALGFSVSFAIDGSSLTRGISFMFPFGYTAPAKNSIEKKNDDERVVEKEFKASKGKTLTINLKTGGGIVVKGWDKDLVNIKATIGGRDAKDLKFDFNEVEQGVEINSKYTGDKEGWSSDCDLVIMVPDKFNLSLYSMGGAVSLSNIEGRMTGKTMGGALTLDHLKGYLELKTMGGAVTLTSSNVDGRVETMGGPVMMEDVTGGVKGHTMSGKVDFSNVNNKNAEDIKDEVKITSMGGGINVNAAPLGADVSTMGGEIKINSAKKYVKAKTMGGNITILDVDGSVNAHTMGGDVEVNMTGTGDDRDVKLTSMSGDVTLEIPADFSMNVKVKLAYTEGREGKYKIESDFGLSQDESKEWDGDEGTPRKYITGTGSFNGGKNSVVIETINGNVLIKKH
- a CDS encoding carbohydrate binding family 9 domain-containing protein is translated as MKLKLLVIIILILSGIVFGEGRDSNTLKRLGAKALRTSETIVIDGRLTEEVWKHNDNCFSNFTQRDPVEGAQPTEKTEIRIAYDDDALYVGARMYDSHPDSIVARLSRRDNSSSSDIIYFYIDPYLDRQTGNYFGVNAAGTLYDGTLYNDNWNDDTWDGVWEAKTNIDQTGWTAEMRIPYSQLRFQKAQSYTWAINVERMIQRKNEDDYITFTPKDGNGFVSRFPELQGIENISPSGRMEVVPYVIGKAEYLKHDEEDPFNKGSKYTPGLGVDIKTTLGSSLILNATVNPDFGQVEVDPAVVNLSDVETFYQEKRPFFVEGSSVFNFGQGGGTNYWGFNWPGPKIFYSRRIGRSPQGSLPDNDYSDVPAGAHILGAAKLTGRLGNNWNIGAISALTMREFADIQYEGKKSTLQVEPLSYYGVYRAQKDFNDGKQGIGFLATQVNRFFNDERLKSDINSSAQVLGLDGWTFLDGNKEWVVSGYVAGSNVNGTKERITDLQRNSQHYFQRPDVSYIHVDSSATSLTGYAGRFYLIKQKGNMFVNAAFGFITPEYDVNDAGFIGNADVINMHLGAGYKWTEPNRFFRYLELGGALFRNYDFGKTITWEGLFHFGSITLSNYYGANWNLAYNPQTISSRKTRGGPYALVAPGYQADFYWNSDNRKTFVFGNGYDYYGREDGSDQWDTYVELTWRPGANFSLSVSPQIERDIAQLQWVDAYDDASAKATYGRRYIFAKMDQMTFSAGIRMNWIFTPQLSLQLYMQPLISSGDYTGLKSLSRARSMDYEKFGTGTSTISKNGNEYTVDADGAAGPAEAYTFDDPNFNYKSLRGNAVLRWEYKPGSILYFVWTQSRSDDEENGQFNFGRSLSRLVNTRGDNVFMVKFTYWFNM